A genome region from Oncorhynchus masou masou isolate Uvic2021 chromosome 14, UVic_Omas_1.1, whole genome shotgun sequence includes the following:
- the LOC135553942 gene encoding microtubule-associated protein tau-like isoform X6 produces the protein MDQHQDFNSSMDGHAALQFNSGETTASAALANMTLKEPLDQREVKKPNGMPDAHMGPGDMKATGGTTATGQEELTASLSPMPGGLSPATESGRSSRSGFADGGSEDGERAGSVSPQASPSAPEAPIERETPRLFSPDSLGSDLKRSPSDKVSDVSVGHSLSGSGSEDEDKKDVCESREAPTSAYEDMISPEKPQSPLFTEKEGTKEQEDEEKEEDSDEEEDEEEEERTEVSTIRRRPRREASSEEEEQQKDEGRAPVIPVAMTPEEAKQRVLSFDYTEPEGHPPGQGIPSGWQNGADKTPPGSKSPDSNRADPGSPFSPSTAADQTQDESPLIEHQPEALDEVEQVTEEEVQEEEEVQEKVASPMPMIAVPQMEVEPVQMDDEPVKTSKDTQGQYLESADEAGIAAVTTAQSVTKAKPAETKPKAGKPASGLKGDAKGGAPTAAKGPVRKDKKVTATAVAPPTAGKAQKAPPKEAAPPGRKANVPGAQLKAKAGAGAGKEAAEKKTPNATTPAKASTPKRTSSVQTTPSKKPWSSSSAPACNTSRPSSIFKPSPGSAGSREPRPRTGDGKTASARTPGAKPQGAGTRMQTKTTAGVDSPKTPQNRSGYSSPSTPKSPASREVKKVAVVRTPPKSPGSMRGRSPVPLAAPMPDLKNVRSKIGSTENIKHSPGGGRVQITHKKIDLSNVQSKCGSKANIHHKPGGGNVEIKSEKLDFKVQSKIGSMDNVGHVAGGGGRKIESHKLSFRETAKARTDHGAEIVPVEIITGGSPAHLLSNVSSPGSQNMIETPPLSMLADQVSASLAKQGL, from the exons AGGAGCTCACCGCATCGCTCAGCCCCATGCCAGGAGGCCTCAGTCCTGCCACAGAGAGCGGCCGCAGCAGCAGGTCCGGCTTTGCCGACGGTGGGAGCGAAGATGGGGAGAGAGCTGGGTCGGTGAGCCCCCAGGCATCTCCTTCAGCCCCTGAAGCCCCAATCGAGAGGGAAActccaaggctcttctccccagACTCGCTGGGGTCTGACCTGAAGAGGAGCCCGTCTGACAAGGTCTCTGATGTCTCTGTGGGTCACAGCTTGAGCGGCTCTGGGTCTGAGGACGAGGATAAGAAGGACGTATGTGAGAGCAGGGAGGCTCCTACCTCGGCCTATGAAGACATGATCAGTCCTGAGAAGCCTCAGAGCCCTCTCTTCACAGAAAAGGAGGGGACGAAAGAGCAGGAGGATGAAGAAAAAGAGGAGGATAGTGACGaggaagaggatgaagaagaggaagagagaaccgAGGTGTCAACAATCCGCAGGAGGCCACGGCGTGAAGCCAGCTCAGAAGAGGAAGAGCAGCAGAAAGATGAAGGTCGCGCCCCTGTCATTCCTGTTGCCATGACCCCGGAGGAAGCCAAGCAGCGCGTCCTATCCTTTGACTACACAGAGCCTGAGGGACACCCCCCTGGTCAGGGCATCCCTTCAGGGTGGCAGAACGGAGCAGACAAGACCCCCCCAGGGAGCAAGAGTCCTGACTCCAACAGGGCCGACCCTGGATCTCCCTTCTCCCCTAGCACCGCAGCCGACCAGACCCAGGACGAGTCTCCTCTGATCGAGCACCAGCCAGAAGCCCTCGACGAGGTGGAGCAGGTGACTGAGGAGGAGGTgcaggaggaagaagaggtgCAGGAGAAGGTAGCTAGTCCAATGCCCATGATTGCTGTTCCCCAGATGGAGGTTGAGCCCGTCCAGATGGATGACGAGCCTGTGAAGACCTCAAAGGACACTCAAGGCCAATACCTGGAGTCTGCAGACGAGGCCGGCATCGCAGCGGTGACAACAGCTCAGTCGGTGACCAAAGCCAAACCTGCAGAAACGAAGCCTAAGGCTGGCAAGCCTGCTAGTGGCCTCAAAGGTGATGCCAAAGGAGGTGCTCCCACAGCAGCCAAAGGCCCGGTCAGGAAAGATAAGAAAGTGACCGCTACTGCTGTTGCCCCTCCAACCGCTGGTAAAGCTCAGAAAGCACCCCCAAAAGAAGCCGCCCCACCGGGCAGAAAAGCAAATGTTCCAGGTGCCCAGCTCAAAG CCAAGGCCGGTGCAGGGGCTGGGAAAGAAGCAGCTGAGAAAAAG ACACCCAACGCCACCACACCTGCCAAAGCATCCACCCCCAAACGAACCTCCTCAGTCCAAACCACCCCCAGCAAAAAGCCTTGGTCCTCTTCCTCTGCCCCAGCCTGCAACACTAGCAGGCCCAGCTCAATATTTAAACCCAGTCCAGGCAGTGCAGGATCCAGAGAACCCAGGCCAAGG ACTGGAGATGGGAAGACCGCCAGCGCCAGGACACCAGGTGCTAAACCCCAGGGTGCTGGGACCAGGATGCAGACCAAGACCACTGCTGGAG TGGATTCCCCCAAGACGCCCCAGAATCGTAGTGGCTACAGCAGCCCCAGCACGCCCAAGTCCCCCGCCAGCCGGGAGGTGAAGAAGGTGGCGGTGGTGCGGACCCCTCCTAAATCCCCTGGGTCCATGAGGGGGCGCAGTCCGGTGCCCCTGGCCGCCCCCATGCCCGACCTGAAGAACGTCCGGTCAAAGATTGGCTCCACAGAGAACATCAAGCACTCGCCTGGTGGAGGACGG GTTCAAATTACTCACAAAAAGATTGACCTAAGCAACGTACAGTCAAAGTGTGGATCGAAGGCCAACATTCACCACAAACCAG GTGGAGGCAATGTGGAGATCAAATCTGAGAAGTTGGACTTCAAGGTTCAGTCTAAGATTGGATCAATGGACAACGTTGGTCATGTGGCTGGAGGTGGCGGGAGGAAG ATTGAAAGCCACAAATTGAGTTTCCGTGAGACGGCGAAGGCCCGCACCGACCACGGAGCGGAGATTGTCCCCGTGGAGATCATCACAGGCGGCTCACCCGCCCATCTTCTCAGCAACGTGTCGTCCCCCGGAAGCCAGAACATGATAGAGACGCCGCCGCTATCCATGCTTGCCGACCAGGTCTCCGCCTCCCTCGCCAAGCAAGGCCTGTGA
- the LOC135553942 gene encoding microtubule-associated protein tau-like isoform X3, which translates to MDQHQDFNSSMDGHAALQFNSGETTASAALANMTLKEPLDQREVKKPNGMPDAHMGPGDMKATGGTTATGQEELTASLSPMPGGLSPATESGRSSRSGFADGGSEDGERAGSVSPQASPSAPEAPIERETPRLFSPDSLGSDLKRSPSDKVSDVSVGHSLSGSGSEDEDKKDVCESREAPTSAYEDMISPEKPQSPLFTEKEGTKEQEDEEKEEDSDEEEDEEEEERTEVSTIRRRPRREASSEEEEQQKDEGRAPVIPVAMTPEEAKQRVLSFDYTEPEGHPPGQGIPSGWQNGADKTPPGSKSPDSNRADPGSPFSPSTAADQTQDESPLIEHQPEALDEVEQVTEEEVQEEEEVQEKVASPMPMIAVPQMEVEPVQMDDEPVKTSKDTQGQYLESADEAGIAAVTTAQSVTKAKPAETKPKAGKPASGLKGDAKGGAPTAAKGPVRKDKKVTATAVAPPTAGKAQKAPPKEAAPPGRKANVPGAQLKAKAGAGAGKEAAEKKTPNATTPAKASTPKRTSSVQTTPSKKPWSSSSAPACNTSRPSSIFKPSPGSAGSREPRPRTGDGKTASARTPGAKPQGAGTRMQTKTTAGVDSPKTPQNRSGYSSPSTPKSPASREVKKVAVVRTPPKSPGSMRGRSPVPLAAPMPDLKNVRSKIGSTENIKHSPGGGRVQIVEKKMDLSNVQSKCDSKANLKYTPGGGNVQITHKKIDLSNVQSKCGSKANIHHKPGGGNVEIKSEKLDFKVQSKIGSMDNVGHVAGGGGRKIESHKLSFRETAKARTDHGAEIVPVEIITGGSPAHLLSNVSSPGSQNMIETPPLSMLADQVSASLAKQGL; encoded by the exons AGGAGCTCACCGCATCGCTCAGCCCCATGCCAGGAGGCCTCAGTCCTGCCACAGAGAGCGGCCGCAGCAGCAGGTCCGGCTTTGCCGACGGTGGGAGCGAAGATGGGGAGAGAGCTGGGTCGGTGAGCCCCCAGGCATCTCCTTCAGCCCCTGAAGCCCCAATCGAGAGGGAAActccaaggctcttctccccagACTCGCTGGGGTCTGACCTGAAGAGGAGCCCGTCTGACAAGGTCTCTGATGTCTCTGTGGGTCACAGCTTGAGCGGCTCTGGGTCTGAGGACGAGGATAAGAAGGACGTATGTGAGAGCAGGGAGGCTCCTACCTCGGCCTATGAAGACATGATCAGTCCTGAGAAGCCTCAGAGCCCTCTCTTCACAGAAAAGGAGGGGACGAAAGAGCAGGAGGATGAAGAAAAAGAGGAGGATAGTGACGaggaagaggatgaagaagaggaagagagaaccgAGGTGTCAACAATCCGCAGGAGGCCACGGCGTGAAGCCAGCTCAGAAGAGGAAGAGCAGCAGAAAGATGAAGGTCGCGCCCCTGTCATTCCTGTTGCCATGACCCCGGAGGAAGCCAAGCAGCGCGTCCTATCCTTTGACTACACAGAGCCTGAGGGACACCCCCCTGGTCAGGGCATCCCTTCAGGGTGGCAGAACGGAGCAGACAAGACCCCCCCAGGGAGCAAGAGTCCTGACTCCAACAGGGCCGACCCTGGATCTCCCTTCTCCCCTAGCACCGCAGCCGACCAGACCCAGGACGAGTCTCCTCTGATCGAGCACCAGCCAGAAGCCCTCGACGAGGTGGAGCAGGTGACTGAGGAGGAGGTgcaggaggaagaagaggtgCAGGAGAAGGTAGCTAGTCCAATGCCCATGATTGCTGTTCCCCAGATGGAGGTTGAGCCCGTCCAGATGGATGACGAGCCTGTGAAGACCTCAAAGGACACTCAAGGCCAATACCTGGAGTCTGCAGACGAGGCCGGCATCGCAGCGGTGACAACAGCTCAGTCGGTGACCAAAGCCAAACCTGCAGAAACGAAGCCTAAGGCTGGCAAGCCTGCTAGTGGCCTCAAAGGTGATGCCAAAGGAGGTGCTCCCACAGCAGCCAAAGGCCCGGTCAGGAAAGATAAGAAAGTGACCGCTACTGCTGTTGCCCCTCCAACCGCTGGTAAAGCTCAGAAAGCACCCCCAAAAGAAGCCGCCCCACCGGGCAGAAAAGCAAATGTTCCAGGTGCCCAGCTCAAAG CCAAGGCCGGTGCAGGGGCTGGGAAAGAAGCAGCTGAGAAAAAG ACACCCAACGCCACCACACCTGCCAAAGCATCCACCCCCAAACGAACCTCCTCAGTCCAAACCACCCCCAGCAAAAAGCCTTGGTCCTCTTCCTCTGCCCCAGCCTGCAACACTAGCAGGCCCAGCTCAATATTTAAACCCAGTCCAGGCAGTGCAGGATCCAGAGAACCCAGGCCAAGG ACTGGAGATGGGAAGACCGCCAGCGCCAGGACACCAGGTGCTAAACCCCAGGGTGCTGGGACCAGGATGCAGACCAAGACCACTGCTGGAG TGGATTCCCCCAAGACGCCCCAGAATCGTAGTGGCTACAGCAGCCCCAGCACGCCCAAGTCCCCCGCCAGCCGGGAGGTGAAGAAGGTGGCGGTGGTGCGGACCCCTCCTAAATCCCCTGGGTCCATGAGGGGGCGCAGTCCGGTGCCCCTGGCCGCCCCCATGCCCGACCTGAAGAACGTCCGGTCAAAGATTGGCTCCACAGAGAACATCAAGCACTCGCCTGGTGGAGGACGG GTGCAAATAGTTGAGAAGAAGATGGATTTAAGTAACGTTCAGTCAAAGTGTGACTCCAAAGCCAATCTCAAGTATACCCCAGGAGGTGGCAAT GTTCAAATTACTCACAAAAAGATTGACCTAAGCAACGTACAGTCAAAGTGTGGATCGAAGGCCAACATTCACCACAAACCAG GTGGAGGCAATGTGGAGATCAAATCTGAGAAGTTGGACTTCAAGGTTCAGTCTAAGATTGGATCAATGGACAACGTTGGTCATGTGGCTGGAGGTGGCGGGAGGAAG ATTGAAAGCCACAAATTGAGTTTCCGTGAGACGGCGAAGGCCCGCACCGACCACGGAGCGGAGATTGTCCCCGTGGAGATCATCACAGGCGGCTCACCCGCCCATCTTCTCAGCAACGTGTCGTCCCCCGGAAGCCAGAACATGATAGAGACGCCGCCGCTATCCATGCTTGCCGACCAGGTCTCCGCCTCCCTCGCCAAGCAAGGCCTGTGA